Proteins from a single region of Nitrososphaerota archaeon:
- a CDS encoding HDIG domain-containing protein — protein sequence MIPSEEEAVALHRKHGSDERIIRHCEAVAWVARVLAEEFERGGRKVDGKAVIAAAALHDIGRSQVQTVRHGVEGAEIAKNEGVDARVVEIIRRHVGAGISAEEAKDLGLPDFDYIPRTVEERIVCFADKLVDGDKVRPFEAEVHRFVAKKHDVARLMRLKRELQEELGEDPEKVVFDKIK from the coding sequence GTGATCCCCTCCGAAGAGGAGGCGGTCGCGCTTCACAGGAAGCACGGCAGCGACGAGAGAATAATCCGCCATTGCGAAGCGGTGGCCTGGGTCGCCAGGGTTCTCGCCGAAGAGTTCGAGCGCGGCGGGAGGAAGGTCGACGGGAAGGCGGTAATCGCCGCTGCGGCGCTGCATGATATCGGCAGGTCTCAAGTCCAGACAGTCAGACATGGGGTCGAAGGCGCTGAAATCGCGAAGAACGAGGGAGTCGACGCCAGAGTGGTGGAGATTATTAGGAGACATGTGGGGGCAGGAATCTCGGCCGAGGAAGCGAAGGACTTGGGGCTCCCGGACTTCGACTACATCCCGAGGACCGTGGAGGAGAGGATAGTCTGCTTCGCGGACAAGCTGGTAGATGGGGACAAGGTGAGGCCGTTCGAGGCGGAGGTGCACAGGTTCGTCGCCAAGAAGCACGATGTAGCCAGGCTCATGAGACTGAAACGAGAGCTCCAAGAAGAGCTAGGCGAAGACCCGGAAAAGGTCGTGTTCGACAAGATAAAATAA
- a CDS encoding transcription factor: MKIEYEDTFVKVAGLIGGPDYIRVARALLNNENATDEEIASATGLKIKTVRKALYDLFGRSLITGVRVRDPKRGWFVYRWKAQRDQTDGFIQTQRRKVLNRLRQRLEYEELHEFYHCGTPTCLTRTFEDAMENFFKCPTCGKALNRLDNTELKDALRWKINQLDEELSK, from the coding sequence TTGAAAATCGAATATGAAGATACCTTTGTGAAGGTAGCGGGACTCATCGGGGGTCCTGATTACATCAGGGTGGCTAGGGCGCTGCTCAACAATGAGAACGCGACCGACGAAGAGATCGCGTCGGCTACGGGGCTCAAGATAAAGACGGTCAGGAAGGCGCTCTATGATCTATTCGGCCGCAGCCTGATCACGGGCGTCAGGGTGAGGGACCCGAAGAGGGGATGGTTCGTCTACAGGTGGAAGGCCCAGAGAGACCAGACTGATGGCTTCATCCAGACCCAGAGGAGAAAGGTGCTGAACAGGCTGAGGCAGCGGCTCGAGTACGAAGAGCTGCACGAGTTCTACCATTGCGGGACGCCCACCTGCCTGACCAGGACCTTCGAGGACGCCATGGAGAACTTCTTCAAGTGTCCCACCTGCGGGAAAGCGCTCAACAGGCTGGACAACACGGAGCTAAAGGACGCCCTTCGGTGGAAGATCAACCAACTGGATGAGGAACTGTCCAAGTGA
- a CDS encoding DUF367 family protein has translation MLGVFALEMGQDDPTKCTARKMINMDLARAVSRKFHASDKTIVLNPFAHRVLSPPDRVAKSVLVVDASWNQAQEVFFRKLGGKHRRLPILLAGNPTNYSRAGVLSSLEAVAATMYILGEVEEASRYLSIYKWGPTFLALNEEPLEEYRKSRTEGKVIRAQREYFPQLFEPESFRQAD, from the coding sequence ATGCTCGGGGTTTTCGCTCTTGAGATGGGCCAGGACGACCCCACCAAGTGCACAGCGCGGAAGATGATCAATATGGATTTGGCGAGGGCGGTGAGCAGGAAGTTCCACGCGTCAGACAAGACCATTGTCCTCAACCCCTTCGCCCACCGGGTACTCTCCCCACCTGACAGGGTGGCCAAGAGCGTACTTGTGGTGGACGCGTCGTGGAACCAAGCCCAGGAGGTCTTCTTCAGGAAGCTCGGAGGGAAGCATAGGAGGCTCCCCATCCTCCTGGCAGGGAACCCGACCAATTATTCGAGGGCCGGAGTGCTGAGCTCACTCGAGGCCGTGGCGGCGACCATGTACATCCTCGGAGAAGTGGAAGAGGCATCACGATACCTGAGCATCTACAAATGGGGCCCCACCTTTCTGGCCCTGAATGAGGAGCCGCTGGAGGAGTACCGAAAGTCGCGGACCGAAGGGAAAGTCATTAGGGCACAAAGGGAGTACTTCCCTCAACTCTTCGAGCCCGAGTCGTTTCGCCAGGCGGATTGA
- a CDS encoding Lrp/AsnC ligand binding domain-containing protein: MPQAFVLVNADLGAEEDLLKKLREIPNVKEVYVVYGVYDIVARVEADTMEKVKETITWSIRRLDKVRSTLTMIVVDA, encoded by the coding sequence ATCCCCCAGGCTTTTGTGCTAGTAAACGCCGACCTTGGGGCTGAGGAGGACCTCCTCAAGAAGCTCCGCGAGATCCCCAACGTCAAAGAGGTTTACGTCGTCTACGGGGTCTACGACATTGTCGCCCGGGTCGAGGCCGATACTATGGAGAAGGTCAAGGAGACCATCACTTGGAGCATACGCCGCCTTGACAAAGTGAGGAGCACCCTCACCATGATCGTCGTCGACGCGTAG
- a CDS encoding DUF1743 domain-containing protein: MRFLVGIDDTDSSRGYCTTYLAYRIAVDLPPAVTVLPYPRLVRLNPNIPFKTRGNAAVCFTVEASDAEVAFAALSAKVEEFSDVEGGANSGMVFLDDPSKAKSFEPLYLDALTGVVNPCRVRKLLKEVGARSFELGNGMGLVGAAASFGFDERFDHTYECIAYRRRDHWGTRRLIDSSSVKEMDIRMFPHTFNSYDHQKKKALVAPHGPDPVFAGVRGDSPTNVLRALEALVSGEPLEGHMVYASNQHTDAHLGKPLNWKAYSSGWAEGKVERVEVGQGGHTYVTLDVEGERRLAAAYEPTGDLRRSVRLLKPGDRVRAYGGVRRPTSLHPRVLNLEKLEVTSASCGLPEGTYISSPRANRHLTKPLIRYGREAYRESEAVGGWLRTPMQPAPV; the protein is encoded by the coding sequence ATGCGGTTCCTAGTAGGCATCGACGACACTGATTCCTCGCGGGGTTACTGCACTACATACCTTGCCTACCGCATCGCCGTCGATCTCCCACCTGCCGTCACCGTTCTGCCGTATCCAAGGCTGGTCAGGCTCAACCCCAACATCCCTTTCAAGACCCGAGGGAACGCCGCTGTCTGTTTTACGGTGGAAGCTTCCGACGCCGAAGTCGCCTTCGCCGCGCTGTCTGCGAAGGTGGAGGAGTTCTCAGACGTCGAAGGTGGGGCGAACTCGGGGATGGTCTTCCTAGACGACCCTTCGAAGGCGAAATCGTTCGAGCCGCTCTACCTCGACGCTCTAACGGGCGTCGTCAACCCCTGCAGAGTGAGGAAGCTCCTGAAGGAGGTCGGAGCGAGGTCTTTCGAGCTTGGGAACGGGATGGGGCTCGTCGGGGCTGCAGCGTCTTTCGGGTTCGACGAGCGCTTCGACCACACCTACGAATGCATCGCCTACCGCAGGAGGGACCACTGGGGGACCAGACGCCTCATCGACAGCTCGTCGGTGAAGGAGATGGACATCCGGATGTTTCCGCACACCTTCAACAGTTACGACCACCAGAAGAAGAAGGCCCTAGTGGCCCCCCATGGCCCAGATCCTGTCTTCGCCGGGGTGAGGGGGGACTCGCCGACGAACGTGTTAAGGGCCCTCGAGGCGCTGGTCTCCGGGGAGCCGCTCGAGGGCCACATGGTGTATGCGTCCAACCAGCACACTGACGCGCACTTGGGGAAGCCCCTCAACTGGAAGGCCTATTCGTCGGGGTGGGCAGAAGGGAAAGTCGAGCGGGTGGAGGTTGGTCAGGGGGGCCATACATATGTCACGCTGGACGTGGAAGGGGAACGGCGTCTGGCTGCTGCCTACGAGCCCACAGGGGACCTCAGGCGATCCGTCAGGCTTCTAAAGCCGGGGGACAGGGTCCGCGCCTACGGCGGTGTCAGGAGGCCCACATCCCTGCACCCGAGGGTCCTCAATCTGGAGAAACTCGAGGTGACCTCGGCGAGCTGCGGGCTGCCGGAGGGGACCTACATATCTTCCCCCAGAGCGAACAGGCACCTGACGAAGCCCCTAATCAGGTACGGTCGCGAGGCGTATAGGGAGTCGGAAGCGGTCGGAGGATGGCTCAGGACCCCGATGCAGCCAGCGCCTGTCTGA
- a CDS encoding PLP-dependent transferase, with protein sequence MTGDSTKSVHGGERLDPQTGSLTVPIYETSTFGFSRAEDVPVAVAGSGEKGYTYSRWDNPTVVALEKKLAVFERGGAGAAFSSGMAAITTAVFAFLKKGAHILAIRDLYGGTFGLLNDILPELGFQTDLVDTTDHGALERGLKKSTRIVYIESPTNPTLKVVDIAKAAKLAHSNGALLMVDNTFASPINQNPLDLGADVVLHSATKYLNGHADLIAGAAVASKGDIQRIKTMRRDFGGTLDPLPAWLILRGMKTMAIRVRQQNANAMALAEFLSNHRKVEAVHYPGLRNHPQHLLAKKQMRGFGGMLSFVIKGTTRDAMRFTESVKVATLAASLGGVETLVSQPYNMTHTQMSAKERAKTGIPDTLVRVSVGIEDLDDLIGDFRQALAASGS encoded by the coding sequence TTGACCGGCGATTCTACGAAGTCAGTCCATGGAGGGGAACGCCTCGACCCTCAGACAGGCTCGCTGACCGTCCCGATCTATGAGACATCCACCTTCGGATTTTCGAGGGCCGAAGACGTCCCCGTGGCCGTCGCCGGCTCAGGAGAGAAGGGGTACACCTACTCCAGGTGGGACAATCCGACGGTGGTGGCTCTGGAGAAGAAACTGGCCGTCTTCGAGCGCGGTGGCGCCGGCGCTGCCTTCTCGTCCGGGATGGCCGCCATTACCACTGCTGTCTTCGCATTCTTGAAGAAGGGGGCGCACATCCTGGCGATAAGAGACCTCTATGGCGGCACCTTCGGACTCCTCAACGACATCCTCCCTGAGCTCGGCTTCCAAACCGACTTGGTGGACACCACCGACCATGGGGCCCTCGAAAGGGGGCTGAAGAAGAGCACCAGGATCGTCTACATCGAAAGTCCGACCAACCCAACGCTGAAGGTGGTCGACATTGCGAAGGCTGCGAAACTGGCGCACTCCAACGGAGCGCTCCTCATGGTGGACAACACCTTCGCGTCTCCCATCAACCAGAACCCCTTAGACCTGGGGGCTGACGTGGTGCTGCACAGTGCCACCAAGTATCTGAACGGCCATGCGGACCTTATCGCGGGCGCCGCTGTAGCAAGCAAGGGTGACATACAGAGAATTAAGACGATGAGGCGCGATTTCGGCGGGACCCTTGACCCCCTCCCGGCCTGGCTCATCCTCCGAGGGATGAAGACCATGGCAATCAGGGTGAGACAACAGAACGCGAACGCTATGGCGCTGGCCGAGTTTCTGTCGAACCATAGAAAGGTCGAGGCCGTGCACTACCCGGGCCTCCGGAACCACCCCCAGCACCTGCTGGCGAAGAAGCAGATGAGGGGGTTCGGCGGGATGCTGAGCTTCGTGATCAAGGGGACCACGAGAGATGCAATGCGTTTCACAGAGTCGGTGAAGGTCGCGACGCTAGCCGCGAGCCTTGGCGGGGTGGAGACCCTGGTCTCTCAGCCCTACAACATGACGCATACTCAGATGTCAGCCAAGGAAAGGGCGAAGACCGGTATCCCCGACACGCTGGTCAGGGTCTCCGTAGGGATAGAGGATTTGGACGACCTGATTGGGGACTTCAGACAGGCGCTGGCTGCATCGGGGTCCTGA
- a CDS encoding tRNA (cytidine(56)-2'-O)-methyltransferase: MTPMSIKVLRLGQRYVRDDRTLTHLCLVSRAMGAECIYLEDAEKDVTATLEEVNRTWGGDFRAVLGRPWREVIKEAKREGRRVVHLTMYGIPIQEAVVQLRGLDKVLLVVGGPKVPGKMYHEADFNVAVTSQPHSEVAALAIALHEMQSGEELKRTFEKSKLRILPTPRGKKVVEN, encoded by the coding sequence ATGACCCCCATGAGCATCAAAGTGCTGCGGCTCGGTCAGAGGTATGTCCGGGACGACAGGACCCTCACCCACCTGTGCCTCGTCTCAAGAGCCATGGGGGCGGAGTGCATCTACCTCGAAGATGCTGAGAAGGACGTCACGGCCACCCTTGAGGAAGTGAACAGGACCTGGGGAGGCGACTTCCGGGCGGTGTTGGGGAGGCCATGGAGAGAGGTAATCAAGGAGGCAAAGAGGGAAGGCAGACGTGTGGTCCACCTCACCATGTACGGGATACCCATACAGGAAGCAGTCGTACAGCTGAGGGGTCTGGACAAGGTCCTGCTGGTAGTCGGGGGACCCAAGGTCCCTGGGAAGATGTATCACGAGGCTGACTTCAACGTCGCCGTGACCTCCCAACCCCACTCTGAGGTCGCGGCCCTGGCTATAGCCCTGCATGAGATGCAGTCCGGAGAAGAGCTTAAGAGGACGTTTGAAAAAAGTAAACTAAGAATCTTGCCAACCCCTCGGGGCAAGAAGGTTGTAGAAAATTGA